A stretch of Aerococcaceae bacterium zg-252 DNA encodes these proteins:
- the treP gene encoding PTS system trehalose-specific EIIBC component, whose amino-acid sequence MSQFKQDAQTLLNLVGGTENIAAVTHCATRMRFALVDPQKANVEEIEKLSSVKGTFTQAGQFQVIIGNAVSEFYKDFAAISGVTQASKDDVKKAAEKNQNKLQQAMAFLAEIFAPIIPAIIVGGLILGFRNILEGVGFEALGQRVVEGIAQVNPDGTPIYKTIVEVSQFWAGVNHFLWLPGEAIFHFLPVGIVWAVTRRMGTTQILGIVLGLTLVSPQLLNAYGAAGALADGTVPQWDFGFFKVNMIGYQAQVIPAMLAGLTLGYLEKFWRRIVPEMLSMILVPFLALVPAVILAHTVLGPIGWWLGNIISTVVLAGLTGPFKWLFGAIFGALYSPLVITGLHHMTNAIDAQLIADTATNTTGLWPMIALSNIAQGSAVVGYWWLTRHDKEESQVTIPSFVSAYLGVTEPAMFGITLKYVYPFVAAMIGSSIAGFITTTFNVQAVSIGVGGLPGFLVITKDSMLFFMVAMLVAIVVPIILTILFKKMNLFSGKKA is encoded by the coding sequence ATGTCACAATTCAAACAAGATGCACAAACATTGTTGAATTTAGTAGGTGGAACTGAAAATATTGCAGCTGTTACACATTGTGCGACACGTATGCGATTTGCTTTAGTCGACCCACAAAAAGCAAATGTCGAGGAAATTGAGAAATTAAGTTCGGTTAAAGGAACTTTTACTCAAGCCGGACAGTTTCAAGTCATTATCGGAAACGCAGTATCTGAATTTTATAAAGATTTTGCTGCTATTTCAGGTGTTACGCAAGCATCAAAAGATGATGTAAAAAAAGCAGCCGAAAAAAATCAAAATAAATTACAACAAGCAATGGCATTTTTAGCTGAAATTTTTGCACCTATCATTCCTGCTATTATTGTTGGTGGTTTGATTTTAGGTTTCCGTAATATTTTAGAAGGTGTCGGTTTCGAAGCATTGGGGCAAAGAGTGGTTGAAGGTATTGCTCAAGTGAATCCAGACGGCACTCCTATTTATAAGACAATTGTTGAAGTCAGTCAATTTTGGGCTGGAGTAAACCACTTCTTATGGCTGCCAGGTGAGGCAATTTTCCATTTCTTACCAGTTGGTATTGTGTGGGCAGTTACACGTCGTATGGGAACAACTCAAATTTTAGGGATTGTATTAGGTTTAACATTAGTTTCACCTCAATTATTAAATGCCTATGGTGCTGCTGGTGCCTTAGCAGACGGTACAGTTCCACAATGGGATTTTGGATTCTTTAAAGTAAACATGATTGGATACCAAGCACAAGTAATTCCTGCGATGTTAGCTGGTTTAACATTAGGATATTTGGAGAAATTCTGGAGACGCATTGTACCAGAAATGTTATCGATGATTTTAGTACCATTTTTAGCATTAGTACCGGCAGTTATTTTAGCCCATACGGTATTAGGACCAATCGGTTGGTGGTTAGGTAATATTATTTCAACGGTGGTATTAGCTGGATTAACTGGGCCGTTCAAATGGTTATTTGGAGCAATTTTTGGGGCATTATATTCACCATTAGTTATTACAGGATTACATCATATGACCAATGCAATTGATGCACAATTAATTGCGGATACTGCAACAAATACGACTGGATTATGGCCAATGATTGCTTTATCAAATATTGCACAAGGTTCTGCAGTAGTTGGATATTGGTGGTTAACACGTCACGATAAAGAGGAATCTCAAGTGACGATTCCGTCATTTGTTTCTGCATATTTAGGTGTAACTGAACCAGCAATGTTTGGTATTACTTTAAAATATGTTTATCCATTTGTAGCAGCGATGATTGGTTCAAGTATTGCCGGTTTCATTACGACAACTTTCAATGTTCAAGCTGTATCAATTGGTGTAGGAGGATTACCAGGATTTTTAGTTATTACAAAAGATTCAATGTTATTCTTTATGGTGGCAATGTTAGTTGCAATAGTAGTACCAATTATCTTGACAATCTTATTTAAGAAAATGAATTTATTTTCAGGTAAAAAAGCATAA
- a CDS encoding protein jag: MEHSTTVRAETVEKAIKIALTKLNITREEAQVNVISEGKKGLFGFGKQDAIVEVSTNHRMDISAIDEVVSEVTDNEPELVEVVEHEEKEEISVQVETEDVLVNEVPVEEHNDANVIEIDDHASDSNAAEVSHESVARYLKEVIRAYGAETTIEVENTRNQVIFNIQTDKSGLIIGKHGKIINALQVLAQVMVHQYDRRRQSIILNIGDYRDRRANVLEQIAERTAKEVLRTKQSVVLDPLPSYERKQIHAYLSKVDHIETHSEGRDPNRYLVVEYKS, encoded by the coding sequence ATGGAACATAGTACAACAGTAAGAGCCGAAACGGTTGAAAAAGCAATTAAGATTGCTTTAACTAAGTTAAACATTACACGTGAAGAGGCACAAGTAAATGTCATCAGTGAGGGGAAAAAAGGATTATTTGGTTTTGGAAAACAAGATGCGATTGTAGAAGTGAGTACAAATCATAGAATGGATATTTCTGCTATTGACGAAGTAGTAAGCGAAGTAACCGATAATGAGCCAGAACTTGTAGAAGTAGTAGAACATGAAGAAAAAGAAGAAATTTCAGTTCAAGTTGAGACTGAAGATGTTTTAGTCAATGAAGTGCCAGTAGAAGAACATAATGATGCTAATGTTATCGAAATAGATGACCATGCGTCAGATAGTAATGCAGCAGAAGTTAGTCATGAATCAGTGGCTCGCTATTTAAAAGAAGTGATTCGTGCGTATGGAGCTGAAACTACAATTGAAGTAGAAAATACACGTAATCAAGTTATTTTCAATATTCAAACAGATAAGTCTGGTTTAATTATTGGAAAGCATGGGAAAATTATTAATGCGTTACAAGTATTGGCACAAGTAATGGTGCATCAATATGATCGTCGCCGTCAATCAATTATTTTAAATATTGGCGACTACCGTGATCGTCGTGCCAATGTATTGGAACAAATTGCAGAACGAACTGCTAAAGAAGTATTACGTACCAAACAATCTGTTGTCTTAGATCCTCTACCGAGTTATGAAAGAAAACAAATTCATGCTTATTTAAGTAAAGTGGATCATATTGAGACGCATTCAGAAGGTCGTGATCCAAATCGTTATTTAGTGGTTGAATATAAATCGTAA